The following proteins are encoded in a genomic region of Nicotiana sylvestris chromosome 4, ASM39365v2, whole genome shotgun sequence:
- the LOC104218646 gene encoding uncharacterized protein: protein MDWRCLMFQNNARPKAIFIMWLQNHGRLLTKDRLKRWGLHMDETCVLCQADKETREHLFAECSYANILWNKLSIWAQVHSIVPNTWIQYFQLIIHHSKWKTASAMLLKMMYAEYIHVLWRERNTRIFEGASREHKALAREVVSICYFRADKKVKGLIQNLYF from the coding sequence ATGGATTGGAGATGCTTAATGTTCCAGAACAATGCTAGACCTAAAGCCATATTTATTATGTGGCTACAGAACCATGGAAGATTGCTAACAAAAGATAGGCTGAAGAGATGGGGTCTCCATATGGATGAGACATGTGTGTTGTGTCAGGCTGATAAGGAAACAAGAGAACACTTGTTTGCAGAATGCTCTTATGCCAACATATTATGGAACAAGTTATCTATATGGGCTCAAGTCCACTCCATTGTTCCCAATACTTGGATACAGTATTTCCAACTCATCATTCATCACTCAAAATGGAAGACAGCTTCAGCAATGTTACTTAAAATGATGTATGCTGAATACATACATGTGCTATGGAGAGAAAGGAATACTCGAATATTTGAGGGTGCAAGCAGAGAACATAAAGCACTGGCAAGGGAGGTTGTGAGCATATGCTACTTTAGGGCAGATAAAAAAGTGAAGGGACTGATACAGAATCTAtacttttga
- the LOC104218637 gene encoding diphthine--ammonia ligase, whose product MKVVALVSGGKDSCFAMMKCIHYGHEIVALANLIPADDATDELDSYMYQTVGHQIVVSYAKCMGLPLFRRRIQGSTRHHDLSYSMTPGDEVEDMFILLNEVKRQIPSVAAVSSGAIASDYQRLRVESVCSRLGLVSLAYLWKQDQSFLLQEMIRSGIIAILVKVAAIGLDPSKHLGKELVYLESHLHKLKELYGINVCGEGGEYESLTLDCPLFKNARILLDEFQIVLHSSDAIAPVGIVHPLAFHLERKVESISSNAIDEGSNVFQENVDKVFEVHGDAQQDGEAVGGFVAVSSKRPDVSKEELKFSKTKKDDIFSISCWLQDSCKNSADLREDLEVVLMRIEALLVENGSSWENVLYIHLYIADMDEFAVANETYVRYITQEKCRFGVPSRSTIELPLLLVGLGRAYIEVLVANDPTKKVLHVQSISCWAPSCIGPYSQATLHNDILHMAGQLGLDPATMVLCEGGPVAELEQALENSEAVARSFNCSISTSAIVFVIYCSASIETSERVVVQNKAEALLNQMKSLHAEGAKKSKVLDPIFLYILVPDLPKRALVEVKPMLYTGEYMSAPSDHAMQYQSTGQGYWGFEYETWHDFCLQKCVAYGKVCTAILSVTEELAGKICSLANVAGHASVKSKGPVEKEQVIMIARFCIYRLDKVLLENNFSWDDVMNFRLYFASSLNIPHGTLSQIFTDVYNEFAQMSQRVKVNAEPILNIVPVLGAGKSLSTLDDIFTCEFIARKC is encoded by the exons ATGAAAGTCGTGGCTTTAGTCAGTGGCGGCAAAGACAGTTGCTTTGCCATGATGAAATGCATTCATTATGGTCACGAG ATTGTTGCGTTGGCTAATTTGATTCCCGCGGATGATGCAACCGATGAGCTTGATAGCTACATGTATCAAACT GTTGGGCACCAGATAGTTGTTAGCTATGCAAAATGCATGGGACTCCCATTATTCCGGAGGCGAATTCAAGGATCCACAAG GCATCATGACCTAAGCTACAGTATGACTCCTGGTGATGAAGTTGAAGATATGTTTATACTGTTGAATGAGGTAAAAAGACAGATACCATCTGTTGCTGCAGTATCTTCTGGTGCAATTGCATCTGACTACCAGAGATTACGAGTGGAAAGTGTATGTTCAAGGTTAGGGCTTGTTTCTTTGGCATACCTATGGAAGCAAGACCAATCATTTCTTCTACAGGAAATG ATAAGAAGTGGAATTATTGCAATACTAGTGAAG GTTGCTGCTATTGGATTGGACCCCTCAAAACACTTGGGAAAAGAGCTAGTATATCTGGAGTCCCATCTCCACAAGCTAAAAGA GTTATATGGAATAAATGTCTGTGGTGAAGGTGGAGAATATGAATCATTAACCCTTGATTGCCCTCTGTTTAAA AATGCGCGGATTCTGCTGGATGAATTTCAAATCGTCTTGCATTCTTCAGATGCCATAGCCCCTGTTGGCATCGTCCATCCCCTGGCATTCCATCTCGAAAGGAAGGTAGAGTCAATATCTTCAAATGCCATTGATGAAGGCAGCAATGTCTTCCAGGAGAACGTGGATAAAGTATTTGAAGTGCATGGAGATGCCCAACAAGATGGTGAAGCTGTTGGCGGATTTGTTGCTGTAAGCTCTAAGCGACCAGATGTCAGTAAGGAGGAGctcaaattttcaaaaacaaaGAAGGATGATATCTTTTCTATTTCTTGCTGGCTCCAAGATTCGTGTAAAAATTCAGCAG ATTTGCGGGAGGATCTGGAGGTTGTTTTAATGAGAATTGAAGCTCTACTCGTGGAAAATGGTTCCTCTTGGGAAAATGTACTATATATCCATCTTTATATTGCCGATATGGATGAGTTTGCAGTGGCAAATGAAACCTATGTCAGATATATTACTCAGGAGAAGTGTCGTTTTGGTGTACCATCACGGTCTACCATTGAGCTCCCTCTATTGCTAGTTGGTTTAGGGAGGGCATATATTGAAGTTTTAGTGGCAAATGATCCTACTAAAAAGGTCTTGCATGTACAAAGCATTTCTTGCTGGGCCCCTAGTTGTATTGGTCCATACAGCCAG GCTACATTGCACAATGACATCCTACACATGGCAGGACAGCTGGGGCTTGACCCAGCAACAATGGTGCTCTGTGAAGGAGGTCCAGTTGCTGAACTTGAACAGGCACTGGAAAACAGTGAAGCTGTGGCTAGAAGCTTTAATTGTTCAATATCTACATCAGCCATAGTCTTTGTCATATATTGTTCAGCATCCATAGAAACATCAGAAAGAGTTGTTGTTCAGAACAAGGCAGAAGCACTTCTTAATCAAATGAAGTCGCTCCATGCTGAGGGCGCAAAGAAGTCCAAAGTCCTAGATCCAATTTTCCTATATATTCTTGTTCCTGATCTGCCAAAAAG AGCACTGGTTGAAGTGAAGCCCATGCTTTACACTGGGGAGTATATGTCGGCTCCAAGTGACCATGCCATGCAGTATCAATCCACAGGACAAGGTTATTGGGGCTTTGAGTATGAAACGTGGCATGACTTTTGCCTTCAGAAATGTGTTGCTTATGGGAAAGTATGCACAGCAATTCTTTCAGTTACTGAAGAGCTTGCAGGAAAAATCTGCTCCCTGGCCAATGTTGCAGGTCATGCCAGTGTCAAGTCCAAAGGTCCTGTTGAAAAGGAACAAGTCATAATGATCGCAAGATTTTGTATTTATCGTCTTGATAAAGTCCTTTTGGAGAATAATTTCTCTTGGGACGACGTAATG AATTTCAGGCTCTACTTCGCAAGTAGCCTTAATATCCCTCATGGAACATTGTCTCAAATCTTCACTGATGTTTATAATGAATTTGCTCAGATGAGTCAAAGAGTTAAAGTAAATGCTGAGCCTATTTTAAATATCGTTCCAGTCTTGGGTGCTGGGAAGTCTTTATCGACCTTGGATGATATATTCACATGTGAATTCATCGCTAGGAAATGTTAG
- the LOC104218638 gene encoding transcription initiation factor TFIID subunit 9, which translates to MAEGGEEDLPRDAKIVKTLLKSMGVDDFEPRVVHQFLELWYRYVVDVLSDAQVYSEHAGKAAIDSDDIKLAIQSKVNFSFSQPPPREVLLELARNRNKIPLPKSIAGPGVSLPPEQDTLINPNYQLAIAKKQISQPEETEEDEESADPNPAPTQIPSVSHEKADVPQGTPQRVSFPLGTKRPR; encoded by the exons ATGGCTGAAGGCGGGGAAGAGGACTTGCCAAGGGATGCAAAGATTGTGAAAACGTTGCTAAAATCAATGGGTGTTGATGATTTTGAGCCTCGAGTTGTTCATCAATTCTTAGAATTGTGGTATCGGTATGTTGTTGATGTACTCTCAGATGCTCAGGTCTACTCAGAGCATGCAGGGAAAGCTGCCATTGACTCTGATGATATCAAGCTTGCCATTCAGTCGAAAGTTAATTTCAGCTTCTCACAACCCCCGCCGCGGGAG GTCCTACTGGAGCTGGCTAGGAACAGAAACAAGATCCCATTGCCGAAATCAATTGCTGGGCCTGGAGTATCACTCCCTCCTGAACAAGATACATTGATCAACCCAAACTATCAGCTAGCTATTGCAAAGAAGCAAATTAGCCAACCAGAAGAAACGGAAGAGGATGAAGAAAGTGCTGATCCCAACCCAGCCCCAACCCAAATTCCAAGTGTTTCTCATGAAAAGGCAGATGTGCCTCAAGGTACTCCTCAGCGAGTATCCTTTCCCCTTGGCACTAAACGTCCAAGATGA